The sequence below is a genomic window from Vigna radiata var. radiata cultivar VC1973A unplaced genomic scaffold, Vradiata_ver6 scaffold_7, whole genome shotgun sequence.
CATCTGCCCTATTGTTGTTATTCTTAGGGCATTCATTATATTTGATCCAAGTagtcattatttatttatatatatatactaaaacaTAAAGTGGTACATATATAGTGCTTTGGTTACATAATCGTATGATACTATTGTTGTTGTTACATATATATTGCGTAGGTTTCTTTATTTAGGTGTTTCATATTGACCAAACATGCACTTTTGGTACAAGGAAGCTTTCAAAATGTCCTACCACCAGAACCAGTTTCCCTCTGACAGTTGAAGAACACTGCAGCAACTGGCAATCCAAGGTTGTAAAGTTCAGCAAATTCTCTGGTGTTGAAATTCTGTCGCCATCCAGGAGCATACACTCTCTGTCGATACTGTTGACGGAACAATACAAACACCAAACGATGAATCCCCATGGTTGGTCGTGGACTTTCATAACTTACAACCTCGTTACCTACGTGCAAATCATGCAAAAAAACCCAGTTAGCATGTTATAATTGAACCATACACTACTCTTATACCTTTGATATTGATATTAGATTATTATAATTCAGTACTTTTGGGCCTTAGATCTTTCCCATGAAATTGCCTTCTTATCCTTTTGGTGCCTGGTGTCATTTGTCTCATCATAAACGATTTAGAATTTGATGCCTCGTGTAAAGAAACATGGTCCACATAAATGATTCCAATACTTTTATACTCCATTTTCTTTCCGCATGATGTGATACATAGGTCCCAAAATCGAATTATAGTAATGCATACTTGTCGACAAACTACAAGATCACAATTCCACAGCAGATTCATATTGTTGAGTTTATTGGCTATTATATATTCACcttataactatttttcttcaaatatattctcaaactatttttatttttatcttcttgctgatatgaaataattattgataacGTCACTAATATGAATCATAGAAttgttggattattttttataacttcttataattaaaaacataacagataaataaattaaaactacgATAGAACTAGCGTGAACTACATTTTAGACATCACATCAGTAACTAATTTACATGCATGtacgaaaataaatatttataatgcttataaagttaatttatatcttCATGCTCActgttatttaatatattatactatatataaattaagcTCTATTAGTTTTATATATGCTTGTGCATGCACTGCTTCTCTATCTTCTAAACTAAagctttaattttatatatatatatatatatatatatatatatatatatatatatatgttaaaaaagtattaagtGATTTCAACACAGAAAAagttcaaaaggaaaaaaaataaagggcTGAAAAGAATCTTGACAATCCAGACCATTCGTGTATTGTTAAGTACGCTGATAAGTAATAATTATACATTAAGTTAACATTTAGCAAATATTTTGATGCTATTTAGTGTTTATCCCAGTTATGGTAATTTAAAACTCAGGATACCATgagttaaaatgaaaataactccTTTcagtataataaaaagttattctCTACTACTAGGGCATCGGGTCAGTCGATTTTACTATAATCTTAGAATAAGACACAAAGTCTAAAAGCATGATAAATCATGCTAACTGACAATTCCATTAGCACAGAGAACTAATATGAATTAATAAACTActaatataacaatattaatgcattcataatatttatactGACAGCTTATATAATAAGTCAGACTAAGAAAGACAAACCTAATtcataatatcaatttaattttcaaggaataattatatgttaacTTTGGAAAATCCCACCTAATTCAAAACTTAAACCTCTGGAATCCTTACATTTATCAAATTAAGCGCATTATTGTTCTGCATATGAATATTTTACGAATACGTTAAAGTGGGTTAAATTCACATTAGACTGTACATTTGATGAGTTAGTAAAATCGAATTCTTGCATTTTTAaccataattttgtttttcttctttttacagttgactaattattattagaggttttattttttattttttttcaagttaagTACACACCAAAACTAGCCCCGGTAGTTGCTGGAATATCAGTCACCAACCTACAAAAAATCCATTGAAGAAAAGAATGTTATTACAATGATATGTTACTAATGTCATGCTAGAAAAGCATGAGTATGTCTTATTTACTCACCAATGAAGGTACTCCCTGAAATTAGGGTTACTAGGGCTGGGAGAATCAGGATCTACTAACACctttaacagaaaaaaaatgaacagaTTTTAAGTTAAGTGACTAAATAAATATCTGGAAGTGTTTTTGAAAAGCTTTTATGATAAACACTTTTAGGTTGTCTGTAACCAAACTCTATGAGAAGAAAGTAATGCAATGAATTACCAGAGTATAGAAGTTCCTGAGATCATCTCCACCAACACTCACTCTGGGTTGGTTTACAACTTGGGAAGGTTTAAGCTCACAACCATTGTTGACCTCTCTATTGCCATAGGAGACCCTAAAAGGAATGGAACTTTCAAAGGGGTCTATTACTTCCCCTATAACACGCCCAACCACAAGAGGATTCCTACTAGTGCTAGGCATGGCTAACTGTGACTCACTGCTAAACACTGATATGCCTTTGGCTCACACACATTGTACTAACGCACAATGGTAGCTATTTATAGAGTGAAGGACAAGGAATGAAATATTCTTACATATGTAGCATAGGAAATAATCTTTTTGGTTTTATGTATATAAAGCACACGAGTTGGTTCGGAACCTACTCCCGGggataatataataaaatcatcaataGTAAAAATTTAACAGTTCTAAATTgttgtatcttttttttattgttttaacttatattagttaaaaaaaattgtgtatataATGGAGGTTTAACATGACGAGTCACTTTTTATAGTATAATACttcaaaaaagtttttttatattagtcttTGAACCAATGTAAAAGTAGGAGAGATACAGAGAGTATTAGACTTTTTATACCAGCTTTGAAACTGTATAAAAAGTTCGTTACCTAACCAGCAAAAAAGTTTGACATTTTACATACGATTTATACCGGGTATGCCTTACCagctataaaatatttaaaagtacttaaaaaatattagaaagagAGTTAAATAATGTTATTGGAAAACTTTTTTGCAACAATTATAATATAGCATTTTCGTCGAGCATCAAAGGTTTTACGTAAGTTGTTAAACGTTCGACTTTGAAATCagtttaaagaataaattcGTTTCAAgtgtgttttagtttttaaggAGTGTTTGTTGCAACATTTCAATAAAACTTCTTGTTTTTCAACAAAAGTTGTTTAATGTAagtttttatatcaaaaataAAGTGTAACTTCAGGCTTGTTAGAGAAGAGtttaaagagaataaagtaATAAGCacataatcatttttatattggtttactCTACTTAAGCTACACCTAATCTCCTTTAACAccttagagggttccactataattttcaacaaaattacaTTTGTGTATTCTTACTACTCTTAGTATCCCTAGTCACCCAAGTAACCATTGTTACCATGACTAGTAGAGTTTCACCTATTCCTAGTTGTGCAGTATTATTCACCtctcttggtatccctagacgCTCCTAGTATCCTTTAGATACACCATCtaattgagtttcacccactgtTGGTTTCCACTAGACAATTCTATTATCAACCTGATACGCTACTTAGTAATTCTTCAACTCAACTAAGTTAATCAACAAGTATTTAAATTCTCTTCAGAATGCGCAATCAATCAGATTGTTTACAAGTCTTTAAACGATTATTCTCACAGAGAGGATGTTTGTTCAATATAATTCAATCTAATAGACTGGCTGAGTATTttatctcttctctcttcttacaataGTAAGCTTGTATATCAATGAAGAGTATTTCTAATCTTGAGATTTTTCCCTTCTTAGATATCCTTTTTTGAGTTCATGTGCTTTTCTGAGATTTTCTCTCAACGATTTTCGCTTATGCTATTTCTTTTTGTATGTTATTCTCTTAATTCTTTCATAGACTCgtcttctatttaaaggcttctGAAAAAGATATCCGTTAGAGAAAGCTTTGGCCTTAATTCTTGAGTCTTCTTAGTCTTGTCATATGAAACAGTcattggttaaagtcaacttgtgtCAAAGagactttctttttcaatacttTGACAAAAGTAGACAGTACTTTGATTTTTATGGTTTCTCTCTTGTTCATCCATGGCTCCTTCCACTATCGTCTCTTCTGACCTCCCTTTTGTCACCAGTTCGTTTGATTCGTCCATATATACTTTTTCTCCCATGGAAAAGatggtttttgttagtttatttatagtcgtgGTGGCTCTCCAATAATGACTTCTTTAGGGGGAGCCATTTAGGTTGGTATTTCGTTTTCTATGTcatcttgcaaatcattagtAATTTGGTATCACTAGAATGTAGAagtagatattttcactaagtctttatggattatattagtagcaaacttggtacatacgatttgtatgcatTAACATGGTTTGATCCTGGCCCACGTGGATTGAGGTCAGAAAAAGTCACAGGACCAAAAAGCTCCTccaagaaaaaaaccaaagcgTCAAAATATCTAGAAAAACCATGTGGGCTAGGATGAATCCATGggcttttttttaaaacacaatgttcattttaaatacaagaaaaaaatgtaactaatcCTAAATTGTTGCAAATCTAAGtgttattatttctaaaataatcaaattacatTTGATAGGCCAAAATTATTGTCAAAAACAtctatacaaattttataaaaataaaaaagtagtagtatttttataaaaatacttaattacTTAATTCATTGTCACATAAAATAGTTTAACAATTAACTTTCTgaaactttatttcaatttaagaaAGTTGGATCCTaccttcttcaatttttattttttttaaatgttaaaaaaccattgttgaaaaatattgtttagtgaaaatgttatttatttattaaattcatatagAAAAAGTAACAATAACTTAGACtctcttcaaaaaaaaattaataacattgattaataaataattaagaaaataatcaaattatggCTATAAATactgcaaaaaaaaattaataatagtgatcaattaataattaaaaaaataatcaaatttattcgCAATTCgtattactttttgttttatgtatatatcttttattaaatatatttattatttgttaaatgcttaaattattaaagttgTTCCTTTGTCATtagtaatttttgtaatttttattaacttgtcgttttattgtttcatgtttatatttcttatatattctttttcatttcttttcaaaactaCATTATGAAGCATTTTACTTTTAACAGAAAATCAATTTACTCTTCAAATAAGCTCCCATTTAAATCAAACTTTAAGTTCTCAAGTTTTTGCAAATCtttgaaaaaacattaaaatatgtaGAAGTCTTTTGTGTTGTcctagtataaaaaaaaaatgaagttattttgTCAATGagtatacaaatatttttcacttaATCTGGTTGTTTTATTGCAACTTACTGTTCTTCAAGTTTATTTATTCTTTGCAAGCTTACTTTAGtgattcaaaattcataaactaCTATTATAGACAATAGACAATGAAACTTGCAAAtgttgtgttttatattttaataaatttaagagcgatgacaattataaatatacatcttcattttatatattcctattaaacttttttttatctttcatatattttataaacttatcacatcatatataatattatcgatgacaaaatttgtcaaataaattaaaattattgacaataaaaataaatatgtattaaatgatgatttataaatttttataaatggaTAGAAAAATTTGTGAGTAATTATTAACAATAAAGATTTGtcagtaatatatttataattatcaacaaattttaatcattaataaatgtcgcaatttattattattttttctttttttttcttgttctttatcttctttttctttctttctctttttcactaATTGTATCATTGTTCATGGAtttcactatttttatattatgttgcCTTTTTCTTTGACTTCTCTTCCTTAtcatcttcttattttcttcttttcttcttttctttttttctttttcttcttcttgctcgATTGGAATATAACAAATATTcatcaatttgaaaatttgacatccatttatttacaaattttttaaaaacaatatataattgttgattaatttccaaaataattaaataaaaagatttgaaaaaaaataattacatttcaatttataaaaaaaaatcaattataaatacatttatcattgaattacaaataaaaaaaaataaaaaatcttttgatattcattttaacaatgaaatttatcaacaaaatatgtttaataaaaaatttaaaaatatcattaataataaaatttataatttattaagaaataatattcaatgaattctattagtaaaatttgttaacaaattttttttatggataattttttttattgattaataatttaacaattatatatatatatatatatatatatatatatatatatatatatatatattaggttaaatagttttttaaaaagtttagaatggctcttatttaaataatatttttaaaatgtatgaattAAATGGTTTTAGTAAACTACACAACAGACCAGATCCTACATGAATCAAGTTGTCGACATCTGATTGGTTACTTGGTCTAATTTTTATCTGGAATGTCAGTGCTTCTCATGATCACCCAAAAACTGAAGGATAAATTACGACTCTGTCAAACAAGAAAAGACTGTTCTCATTTCTTTGCATGCACTTcactttttttgttataaagTATTCTTTGATCTATATTCACTTTTTAATTGATACGGTTCTTCTTATGACTaaacaatttcattatttttaattatttgtttcttttataacttttgttttcCTTCTATAACAtgatatgaataaatataaacaagataacattatttttaacagtaaataaaaattaaaaaaaaaaattaaagtgttaCAATGGACGATAAGGTTCCAATAAGATGAACTAGTAATGGCCACCATCAAACCCAATCTGCTTTGAAAATATTCGAGCATGGTTCTGGGCAACGCTGAGTTTCGAACCGAAAGGGAAATCAAATTAAAGTGTTACAATGGACGATAAGGTTCGTCAAACATCATATGCTCGATTGTCTCTCTTGTTTTATCTTCAGCATAATGTGAGATTCCATTTCTCTATTGGTGAATAAACAAATTGAGGACATAATGCAAAGATGAGTTTCCAACCAATACTGGTGTGCTTAATGATTTGAGATAACAGAATTATTCTTCGATACCAAATGTTTTCTATTAGAGCTAATCAATTGTTTGGATGtgtcattttcatttcaaaatcaaaagcTTAGGCTTAAATGGTTGCCTTTCCGTAGAGAAGAGATACATTTTGCAGCAAATTCTCTTTTGTGTAGCTTTTAACATACATTGCTAGGTGCTCAAATTTAAACGGTTTAGTTTCAACAGTTGTCTAGAAAAATGTCTCTTACGGGCATTATCCTATAGAATCTCAAACTTTGATTATCACACTACAATTATTAAACGGTTGTAGTTTGTGCTTTTGAAAGATCATAATATCCCATTTCCAGAGTATGACGTTGTGgatataaagtatattttttttagtaaggTATTGTGTAGGaataaaattaacttgaatATACTTAGAAGGGAGTTTTACCGAAAATTAATGTGTTAGGAGTTTTATATTGTTTGGAAACAAAGGTTTGGAGTAGAGGTGTTTGGTCAATGATCTATGGGCTAGTCTAGTCattagtggaaaaacgctgattaatgtcggttattttgggcttttaacatctACGAAACAATCGATGTCATTTTCGGTGACGTCGTTTCCGTtaacgtcaatgggacgtcggacatgaATATAACCGACATCTAggagtaggactaactggacatcgggagtaggactaactggacatctaaaaggtactatagacgtcggtgtatacattaaccgacgcctaatacagtggttgtgttttagtgcagttttattcccgtctttggatatcctagtagcacaatctccttttgctagtttcccccaaaaaaaagcttgcgtcttttgaatttcttatgggtcgtttcaacccaaaaccgaacctgggttgttgcttagttccattttcatccgcaagagggaaaaattacaatgaaacgataactaggtgtcgcaaccggaatcgcgacgggacgacggtccaaaaagaaaacaatttgagaaagagtttggagtcgccaccatagtttattctggaaaactacggaaaaaaccgtaaaatgataaggcaaggtctacaaaaccaaattttgggttcgggagtcggttacacaaaacaaattttattttattttataaaaagggaaaaaggtcttagcacgaggacgatgcgtgcgatcacacacgtgcttaaaccttcaaagcaaattttattttatttttatgaaaggggaaaaggtcttagcacgaagacgatgcgtgcgatcacacgtgcttaaaccttcaaagcaaattttattttattttattttttttagagaaaagaagaaaaggttttagcacaaggacgatgcgtgcgatcacacatgtgctttaacctttattattttaatgaaagaagaaaaggttttatagcaaaaggacgatgcgtgcgatcacacatgtgctttaacctttaaaatatatttttattatttttttttaagactttatatatttttattttttactttttcatttttgtaattttttatagtatGAAAATAGTACTTACGTGattgtttaaaacaaaacttaaaataataaattcatatagaataaaaataatgatactatttacgtaaatatttttaaggaaagatatgaagatagaaaataaattaaagctaaaaaaaatat
It includes:
- the LOC106753827 gene encoding protein FLOWERING LOCUS T; its protein translation is MPSTSRNPLVVGRVIGEVIDPFESSIPFRVSYGNREVNNGCELKPSQVVNQPRVSVGGDDLRNFYTLVLVDPDSPSPSNPNFREYLHWLVTDIPATTGASFGNEVVSYESPRPTMGIHRLVFVLFRQQYRQRVYAPGWRQNFNTREFAELYNLGLPVAAVFFNCQRETGSGGRTF